Proteins found in one Micromonospora sp. WMMD1082 genomic segment:
- a CDS encoding glycogen debranching N-terminal domain-containing protein yields MANEARRPTPADPMPQATRPGDIPSETVRNLPPELGPDAVGVLDRRTFVFSNAAGDVPAGSIGGLVHNDTRLLNRWVLTICGSPLLVLSSGTVEDYSAAFFVASPELPGLQANAIGVRRQRFISNGMHERLELQSYAGEPVSIQLRLAVGTDFADLFEIKETVRDRSHQITRSHARDGSRLEFTYRNGTFEVRTRVLADPPADQVDGDVLVWELHLAPNQEWRCDLQVPLHYDEVQIGPAERGFGEAFDVEQDDPLVRWEHAKPVLQSDSDLLRDVYHKSALDLTALRTEIRLENETVVLLSAGLPWFLTIFGRDTLITAYQTMGGGPDLARGALLALAGHQGTECDDFTDEEPGKILHEYRSGELTKLGLKPHKPYYGTADATQLWLILLSEYWRWTGDDQFVQGLRDNAYAALRWIDEYGDRNNDGYVEYATRSPQGLGNQCWRDSWDGVLFSTGAMPVLPISTCEIQGYTYDAKLRFAELADGPLDDPSLARRLRSEAADLRDRFNRDFWIDDRGGYYALGLDGDNRQIDMMTSNQGHLLWSGIVPTERAAIVAGQLMSDRLFSGWGVRTTATDDPAYNPIGYHRGTVWPHDNSIIACGLARYGFRQEANRIVTAMLDAAQFSGCRLPEAFSGYDRSFGRAPVPYPTACNPQAWASGAPLLFLRTLLGTEPRNHQLTLDPEIPPEIGRIRMTNVSAFGSRWDIEATTTQSYIRLAP; encoded by the coding sequence GTGGCGAACGAGGCTCGTCGGCCCACGCCGGCCGATCCAATGCCCCAGGCGACGCGTCCAGGCGACATACCCAGCGAGACGGTACGGAATCTGCCGCCGGAGCTGGGGCCGGATGCGGTGGGCGTGCTCGACCGCCGGACGTTCGTCTTCTCCAACGCCGCCGGGGACGTGCCGGCGGGCTCGATCGGCGGGCTGGTGCACAACGACACCCGCCTGCTGAACCGGTGGGTACTCACGATCTGCGGGTCGCCCCTGCTCGTCCTGAGTTCCGGCACGGTCGAGGACTACTCGGCGGCGTTCTTCGTGGCCAGTCCCGAACTTCCCGGCCTACAGGCCAACGCCATCGGGGTACGCCGGCAGCGGTTCATCAGCAATGGCATGCACGAGCGTCTCGAACTGCAGTCGTACGCCGGGGAGCCGGTATCGATCCAGCTGCGGTTGGCGGTGGGTACCGACTTCGCGGACCTGTTCGAGATCAAGGAGACCGTCCGGGACCGTTCCCACCAGATCACCCGGTCACATGCCCGTGATGGGTCGCGGCTGGAATTCACCTACCGTAACGGCACCTTCGAGGTCCGTACGCGGGTCCTGGCGGATCCGCCGGCCGATCAGGTGGACGGGGACGTTCTGGTGTGGGAGCTGCACCTGGCGCCCAACCAGGAGTGGCGGTGTGACCTGCAGGTCCCGCTGCACTACGACGAGGTGCAGATCGGGCCGGCGGAGCGAGGCTTCGGCGAGGCCTTCGACGTCGAGCAGGACGACCCTCTCGTCCGTTGGGAGCACGCCAAACCGGTCCTGCAGTCAGACTCTGACCTGCTGCGCGACGTGTACCACAAGTCGGCCCTGGACCTGACTGCCCTGCGAACCGAGATCCGCCTGGAGAACGAAACCGTCGTCCTGTTGTCGGCCGGGTTGCCGTGGTTCCTCACCATCTTCGGCCGGGACACGCTGATCACCGCGTACCAGACGATGGGTGGCGGGCCGGATCTGGCCCGCGGCGCCCTTCTCGCCCTCGCCGGGCATCAGGGCACCGAGTGTGACGACTTCACCGACGAGGAACCGGGCAAGATCCTGCACGAGTACCGGTCAGGTGAGCTGACCAAGCTCGGCCTCAAACCCCACAAGCCGTACTACGGCACGGCGGACGCCACCCAACTGTGGCTGATCCTGCTCTCCGAGTACTGGCGCTGGACCGGCGACGACCAGTTCGTCCAGGGCCTCCGCGACAACGCCTACGCCGCCCTGCGCTGGATAGACGAGTACGGCGACCGCAACAACGACGGCTACGTCGAATATGCCACCCGCTCACCCCAGGGGCTCGGCAACCAGTGCTGGCGCGACTCCTGGGACGGTGTCCTGTTCTCCACCGGCGCCATGCCTGTCCTGCCCATCTCCACCTGTGAGATCCAGGGCTACACGTACGACGCCAAGCTCCGCTTCGCCGAACTCGCCGACGGTCCGCTCGACGACCCCTCCCTCGCCCGGCGACTCCGTAGCGAAGCCGCGGACCTCCGCGACCGGTTCAACCGTGACTTCTGGATCGACGACCGCGGCGGTTACTACGCCCTCGGCCTCGACGGTGACAACCGACAGATCGACATGATGACCTCCAATCAGGGCCACCTGCTCTGGAGCGGCATCGTGCCCACCGAACGCGCCGCCATCGTCGCCGGCCAGCTCATGTCCGACCGCCTCTTCTCCGGCTGGGGCGTCCGCACCACCGCCACCGACGACCCCGCCTACAACCCCATCGGCTATCACCGAGGCACCGTCTGGCCGCATGACAACTCGATCATCGCCTGTGGCCTCGCCCGGTACGGCTTCCGCCAGGAAGCCAACCGGATCGTCACGGCCATGCTCGACGCCGCACAGTTCTCCGGATGCCGTCTTCCCGAGGCCTTCTCCGGCTACGACCGGTCCTTCGGGCGCGCCCCCGTTCCCTATCCGACCGCCTGCAACCCGCAGGCCTGGGCCAGCGGCGCACCGCTGCTCTTCCTCCGCACACTGCTCGGCACGGAACCCAGGAACCATCAGCTCACCCTCGACCCCGAGATCCCGCCCGAGATCGGACGGATCCGGATGACGAACGTGTCGGCCTTCGGCTCACGGTGGGACATCGAGGCGACCACCACCCAGTCCTACATCCGCCTAGCCCCCTGA
- a CDS encoding DUF4260 family protein has protein sequence MTGVGVVQRVENGVIAALAMTAAALLYPKWWWMPLAAFVLFDLSALGYLRSPSAGAFFYNLVHNYTGPALAATAALLTAPSLSALSTVFGLAACSWAFHIGADRVLGYGLKHSEGFTHTHLGRIGRGRR, from the coding sequence GTGACAGGCGTTGGCGTCGTCCAGCGCGTCGAGAACGGTGTCATCGCGGCCCTCGCCATGACGGCGGCAGCGCTGCTGTACCCGAAGTGGTGGTGGATGCCGCTTGCGGCGTTCGTGCTCTTCGACCTCTCCGCGCTCGGCTACCTGCGCTCACCCTCTGCGGGCGCCTTCTTCTACAACCTCGTCCACAACTACACCGGGCCAGCGCTCGCCGCCACCGCAGCACTCCTCACCGCACCCTCGCTGTCGGCGCTGTCGACGGTCTTCGGCCTGGCTGCCTGCTCGTGGGCGTTTCACATCGGGGCGGATCGGGTGCTCGGCTACGGCCTCAAGCATTCCGAGGGGTTCACGCACACCCACCTGGGGCGAATCGGTCGCGGCCGCCGCTGA
- a CDS encoding tetratricopeptide repeat protein — protein MSEAEIERAQAAGDPAGEVEARYSLARVAIRGGDLPGGEARAQEALAVALRSGDRSLEERPRHVLAAVARMSGDLRRARDLYRESIALNEALDQPETVNSEYHNLAFCELGLGNLDVARDLFAEGRERVFRNG, from the coding sequence ATGAGCGAGGCCGAGATCGAGCGGGCTCAGGCGGCCGGCGACCCGGCGGGCGAGGTGGAGGCCCGGTACAGCCTGGCCCGGGTCGCCATCCGCGGCGGTGACCTGCCGGGCGGGGAGGCCCGGGCGCAGGAGGCGCTCGCGGTCGCGCTGCGCTCCGGCGACCGGAGCCTGGAGGAACGGCCGAGACATGTGCTGGCCGCCGTGGCGCGGATGTCCGGCGACCTGCGCCGTGCCCGGGATCTGTACCGGGAGAGCATCGCGCTCAACGAGGCGCTCGACCAGCCCGAGACGGTCAATTCGGAATATCACAACCTCGCGTTCTGTGAGCTGGGTCTGGGCAATCTCGACGTGGCCAGGGACCTGTTCGCCGAGGGCCGGGAGCGGGTGTTCCGCAACGGCTGA
- a CDS encoding SRPBCC domain-containing protein, with the protein MPTVSHTIDIDAPASRVWAILTDTAAYPEWNPFMIALDGDLVPGSRLSVTIAPPGAKRQRFTPTVTAVEPERRLAWLGRLLIPGIFDGAHSFELEALSLASTRFTQSERFSGVLVPMVRGLLRSTEAGFAEMNSALAARAEA; encoded by the coding sequence ATGCCTACCGTCAGCCACACGATCGATATCGACGCACCCGCGAGTCGCGTCTGGGCAATCCTCACCGACACCGCCGCGTACCCGGAATGGAACCCCTTCATGATCGCGCTCGACGGCGACCTCGTCCCCGGATCGCGGCTGTCCGTAACGATCGCTCCGCCCGGTGCGAAGCGGCAGCGCTTCACTCCCACTGTCACGGCCGTGGAGCCCGAGCGGCGGCTCGCGTGGCTCGGCCGCCTGCTCATCCCTGGCATCTTCGACGGCGCACACTCCTTCGAACTTGAAGCCCTCAGCCTTGCATCGACCCGGTTCACCCAGTCCGAGCGGTTCTCCGGGGTGCTCGTGCCGATGGTGCGCGGCCTGTTGCGCTCGACCGAGGCAGGCTTCGCGGAGATGAACTCAGCACTCGCCGCCCGGGCCGAGGCGTGA
- a CDS encoding LuxR C-terminal-related transcriptional regulator, with protein sequence MARSRKRSSLTDRELGVLRAGRHGESTHQIARTLSLTPGTVR encoded by the coding sequence ATGGCGCGTTCTCGGAAGCGATCGTCGCTGACCGATCGCGAACTCGGTGTGTTGCGCGCCGGGCGGCACGGCGAGTCGACCCACCAGATCGCACGCACGCTGTCGCTCACCCCGGGCACGGTGCGTTGA
- a CDS encoding winged helix-turn-helix domain-containing protein encodes MAQAPPTGEQLLLMLTALASPHRLRIVAALATGRSYVSQLARRLGMNRPLLYMHLQRLEAAGLVVGELETARDGSSVKYFEVVPFVLALTPEVVAGAVATLDLPDSGVAAPARNGPSAGESGEETNT; translated from the coding sequence ATGGCCCAGGCCCCGCCCACGGGGGAGCAACTGCTGTTGATGCTCACCGCGCTGGCCAGCCCGCACCGGCTGCGGATCGTCGCGGCACTCGCCACGGGACGCAGCTACGTCAGCCAGCTGGCCCGCCGGCTGGGAATGAACCGGCCCCTGCTCTACATGCATCTCCAGCGTCTGGAGGCGGCCGGCCTGGTCGTCGGCGAACTGGAGACGGCCCGGGACGGCAGCTCGGTGAAGTACTTCGAGGTGGTGCCGTTCGTGCTGGCACTCACCCCAGAGGTGGTCGCCGGGGCCGTCGCGACGCTGGATCTGCCGGACTCGGGAGTGGCCGCGCCGGCAAGGAACGGCCCGTCAGCGGGCGAATCGGGAGAGGAAACGAACACGTGA
- a CDS encoding DUF6458 family protein produces MGIGTSIFLLALGAVLTFAVNASIGGLDLDVVGWILMAAGVLGLIMTTLVWGRRRQVIATTEEPVEYRRVEERRDAAPPL; encoded by the coding sequence ATGGGTATCGGCACCAGTATCTTCCTGCTGGCGCTCGGCGCCGTCCTCACCTTCGCGGTCAACGCCAGCATCGGCGGGCTCGACCTTGACGTGGTCGGGTGGATCCTGATGGCCGCCGGCGTGCTCGGCTTGATCATGACGACCCTCGTCTGGGGCCGCCGCCGTCAGGTGATCGCCACCACGGAGGAGCCGGTGGAGTACCGCCGGGTCGAAGAGCGTCGGGACGCCGCACCGCCGCTGTGA
- a CDS encoding nucleotidyltransferase domain-containing protein — MIDLVERRTALAVVVGSRAYGLDVSGSDYDRRGVFVAPTRAFWHLDKPPTHLDGPAAEQFSWEFERFCLLALQGNPTVLEVLWSPLIETITVDGERLLAARRAFLSSRVAQTYGGYARDQLNRVAARRERTGETNHKQAMHMIRLLIAGTHVLRSGEVLVDVRHLREKLLAVRRGELPWAAVDAWAADLLVELADATATTALPEQPDRETVDRLLTAVRERNL, encoded by the coding sequence GTGATCGATCTTGTCGAGCGGCGTACCGCCCTGGCCGTTGTGGTCGGGTCGCGGGCGTATGGGCTGGATGTGTCGGGTTCCGACTACGACCGGCGTGGTGTGTTCGTGGCACCGACCCGCGCGTTCTGGCACCTGGACAAGCCGCCCACCCACCTGGACGGGCCGGCGGCGGAGCAGTTCTCCTGGGAGTTCGAGCGCTTCTGTCTGCTCGCCCTGCAGGGCAACCCGACGGTTCTTGAGGTGCTCTGGTCCCCGCTGATCGAGACGATCACCGTGGACGGGGAACGGTTGCTGGCGGCGCGGCGGGCGTTCCTGTCGAGTCGGGTGGCCCAGACGTACGGCGGCTACGCCCGGGACCAGCTCAACCGGGTGGCGGCCCGCCGGGAGCGCACCGGCGAGACGAACCACAAGCAGGCTATGCACATGATCCGGCTGTTGATCGCCGGTACGCACGTGTTGCGTAGCGGGGAGGTCCTGGTCGACGTGCGGCACCTGCGCGAGAAGCTGCTCGCCGTGCGGCGCGGCGAGCTGCCCTGGGCGGCGGTCGACGCCTGGGCGGCGGACCTGCTCGTCGAGCTCGCCGACGCGACCGCCACCACCGCGCTGCCGGAACAGCCCGACCGGGAGACCGTGGATCGGCTGCTCACCGCCGTCCGAGAGAGGAACCTGTAG